The Sphingosinicellaceae bacterium genome includes the window CGCCATGTTGAGCTGGCACGGCCCGACGCCGCTCTGGCGCCCGCCGTTGTAGTCGGGATTGTAGGGCAGCCCGACCTGCTGGAAGGCCTTGAGCACGGCCCGGTTGATCGGCGCGATCGCCAACGGTTGCGATACCGTGACCGGCCCGTCGGAACCGTGCGTTGGCCCCGCAAACACCTCGTTTCCCTCCATCGCCCGAAAATGCGGCAGCATGTCCGCGAACGACCACGCGTCCCCGTCGCCGGCCGCGACCTGCCAGGCGTCGTAGTCGCGCGGCTGGCCGATCACCCAGACCATGGCGTTAATCGAGCCGCTTCCGCCGAGACCACGTCCCTGGACCAATGGGATCCGGCGACCACCCAGATGCTGCTGGGGAACGGTTTCGTACGGATACATGAACTGTCCATATTCGAGCAGCTTGGAGAAGCCTGCCGGAATGCTGATCAGAGGCGACCAGTCCCGTCCGCCATCCTCGAGCACGAGGACCCGCGCTTCGGTCTCGGCCGCGAGCCTACCGGCGACTATGCACCCCGCGGAGCCGGCACCGACGACGATGACGTCGTACGCGACCGAGCGTGCGTCCATTTCAGCTTCCATCGACTTCTCCTCTGATCTGAGCGGCAGCGTCATGCGGTCTCAAGATGGCCGGCGACGGTCGCCACCAGGGCCGGGATCGCGGCCATGGCCGTGGCGACCGAAGCGGCATGCCTTGCGTCCCCGAACTCCTGGTACTCGACACCGACATGGTAGATGTCCCGCACGCCGAGGTAGCCGCGCACGGTGGCGATGTGCGTATCGAGATGGTTCATCGCTGCACGGGGACCGCCAGGCTCGAAGCCGAACTCGCCGGTGGAGGTGAGCAGGACCAACGTCTTCCCGGAAAGCATAGCCTCGAGAGGGTAGTCGCCTCGCTCAAGGTCGAACGAGAAGGTCCGGCCGACGCGCACCACTAGGTCGACCCAGGCCTTCAGCCGCGCCGGCATGCCGTAGTTGAACATTGGCGTACCCAGCACGACGACATCGGCGGCCTCCAGTTCGTCGATCAGCTCGTCCGACTCTGCGAGTATGTCCCTCATCTCGGTCGTGCGGGAAGCCGGGTCCGTGAAGGCCGCAGCGATCCACGACTGATCGACGTATTGCGGTGGGGAGATGGAAAGATCGCGCCGGAGGACGCTGGTGTGAGGCGAGCTGGTCAACCAGGCGTCTAGGAAGGCCTTGCTCAGCCGCCGGGAAATCGAACGCTCGCCTCGTACGCTGGCGTCGATGTGGAGCAGGACCGTCATCGTTCGCAATCCTCCGTTTCGAGAAGCACCGGCCCGGCGCGTTCGCGAAGCGATCGGCGGCCCCGTGGACGAATGAGAAAGGTATAGACCGGGGCTTCCGGCGATGTCCCTGCGACCCGGCACGTCAGCCCGCTAAAGCGCAAGATGAGCCGAATGCCGCAGGTTCGGCTGGCATGCCACGGACGGGTAAGCGTGTCCGCCGTGGTCGAGACGGGCCGCGGCCGCCGCTCGAGCGGCGATCATAGCCACATCGCGCGCTTGAAACGGACGTACAAGAAAAGGCATGCGGCTAGCATGCCTGCCAGGACCACGAAGTAGGCGTACCGCATCCGCAGCTCCGGCATGTACTCGAAATTCATGCCGTAGATGCCCGCGACCGCCGTGGGGACGGCCAGTATCGCGGCCCATGCCGCGAGCTGTCGGGTGATCGACCCGGTCCGCTTCTGCTCCAGCAAGGCGCTGATCTCGAATACGGACGTGAGAACCTCGCGGAGACCCTCTACCGTCGCGGTGATGTGGCGAACGTGGTCGGAAACGTCGCGGAAGTACGGCCGGACGGTCGCGTCGAGACAAGGGAGATCGAGACCCGCGAGCTTGCCCGTCACTTCGCCCATCGCCCGAAGCACTCGGGTGAGCCGGGTCAGGTCGTGGCGCAGATCGAATATCCAGCGTACGTCATTGCGGTCCAGCGAGCTGTTGAGCGTCCGCTGCTCCATCGCGATGACCTCCTCCTCCAAGTCCGCGACCAAGGGAAGGTAGCTGGCGACGACGGTGTCCAGGATGGCATGAAGGACGTGGTCGACGCCGTGGACGAGGAGCGAGGGTGCCGCTTCCAGCTGCTCGCGAAGCGTGCCTTGACTCTTCAGCGCTCCGAGCCGGACCGTTATGACGTGGCTCCCTCCGACGAAGACCGCCGTCTCGCCGTAGACGATGCTGTCACAGGTTCGGTCCGCCGTGCAGGCGATCACGAATAGCTGGTCCGCATAGATGTCCAGCTTCGGCGACTGGTTGGATTTCAGCGCGTCGGCGACCGCGAGCGCGTGCAGGCCGTAGTGATCCGCGAGCGCGTTCATCTCGTCCGGCGTGGGGTCGGCCACGTCGATCCAGACGAAGGCCGAGCGGTCATCGGGACAGTCGAACTTCTCGCCCGGGT containing:
- a CDS encoding NAD(P)H-dependent oxidoreductase is translated as MTVLLHIDASVRGERSISRRLSKAFLDAWLTSSPHTSVLRRDLSISPPQYVDQSWIAAAFTDPASRTTEMRDILAESDELIDELEAADVVVLGTPMFNYGMPARLKAWVDLVVRVGRTFSFDLERGDYPLEAMLSGKTLVLLTSTGEFGFEPGGPRAAMNHLDTHIATVRGYLGVRDIYHVGVEYQEFGDARHAASVATAMAAIPALVATVAGHLETA
- a CDS encoding magnesium and cobalt transport protein CorA is translated as MPIASAFVYSQGARRRQMDPGEKFDCPDDRSAFVWIDVADPTPDEMNALADHYGLHALAVADALKSNQSPKLDIYADQLFVIACTADRTCDSIVYGETAVFVGGSHVITVRLGALKSQGTLREQLEAAPSLLVHGVDHVLHAILDTVVASYLPLVADLEEEVIAMEQRTLNSSLDRNDVRWIFDLRHDLTRLTRVLRAMGEVTGKLAGLDLPCLDATVRPYFRDVSDHVRHITATVEGLREVLTSVFEISALLEQKRTGSITRQLAAWAAILAVPTAVAGIYGMNFEYMPELRMRYAYFVVLAGMLAACLFLYVRFKRAMWL